One part of the Mariniblastus fucicola genome encodes these proteins:
- the ubiE gene encoding bifunctional demethylmenaquinone methyltransferase/2-methoxy-6-polyprenyl-1,4-benzoquinol methylase UbiE gives MAVDKSNQRVRDMFGEIAPKYDRMNHLLSMNVDRYWRWRAVKKLAPNQNDPILDVCTGTGDLAFSFHKYTKGEVPIVGSDFCYEMLEVGREKSDKFGQPVTFVEADAQELPFESDRFQVVSAAFGLRNVADTDLGLREMTRVCKPGGKVAVLEFSVPRTQPIKGMYGWYFRNVLPRIGQMLARNDSNAYNYLPDSVGEFPCYEKLTEKMLAAGMSKADFYPLTFGIATLYIGVK, from the coding sequence ATGGCTGTTGATAAATCAAACCAACGCGTTCGAGACATGTTTGGCGAAATCGCGCCGAAGTACGATCGCATGAATCATCTTCTCTCGATGAATGTCGATCGCTATTGGCGCTGGCGAGCCGTCAAAAAACTGGCTCCCAATCAGAACGATCCAATCCTTGACGTGTGCACTGGAACTGGAGACCTGGCGTTCTCCTTCCACAAATACACAAAGGGTGAAGTTCCGATTGTCGGATCCGATTTTTGCTACGAGATGCTGGAAGTCGGCCGCGAGAAGAGCGACAAGTTCGGCCAACCGGTAACCTTCGTCGAAGCCGATGCCCAGGAGTTGCCGTTTGAGTCCGATCGCTTTCAGGTCGTCAGTGCTGCCTTCGGTTTGCGGAACGTTGCCGATACGGATCTGGGGTTGCGCGAGATGACTCGTGTCTGCAAACCTGGCGGGAAAGTTGCCGTGCTGGAGTTCTCTGTTCCGCGGACTCAGCCCATCAAAGGCATGTACGGTTGGTACTTCAGAAACGTATTGCCCAGGATCGGACAGATGCTCGCCCGCAACGATTCGAATGCTTACAACTACTTGCCGGACAGCGTTGGCGAGTTTCCCTGCTATGAGAAACTGACTGAGAAAATGTTGGCGGCGGGAATGTCAAAAGCCGACTTCTATCCGCTGACGTTTGGCATCGCGACGCTCTACATAGGTGTCAAATGA
- a CDS encoding UbiX family flavin prenyltransferase → MSNHPIVLAITGASGVIYGRRLLEILLRSNLEVHLTISESGQKVLQHELMSKVDIENFQLDQLLDPAVIEEHSIDDSLVSYHHYKDFMTPIASGSFQTRAMIVCPCSGSTLSGIATASSGNLVQRAADVHLKERRPLVLVPREAPLSLIQIENMRTVTLAGATILPASPGFYHGYKSVEDLVDFIVVRILDNIGIDSDLMKRWGS, encoded by the coding sequence ATGAGCAACCATCCGATCGTGCTCGCCATCACCGGCGCCAGCGGCGTGATTTACGGTCGGCGGTTGCTGGAGATTTTACTGCGGTCGAACCTCGAAGTTCATCTGACGATCAGTGAATCGGGTCAGAAGGTGTTGCAGCACGAGTTGATGTCGAAGGTCGACATTGAGAACTTTCAACTCGATCAACTGCTTGATCCGGCTGTCATCGAAGAACACTCCATCGACGATTCTTTGGTTAGCTACCACCACTACAAGGATTTCATGACGCCAATCGCCAGCGGTTCGTTTCAAACGCGAGCCATGATCGTCTGTCCCTGCAGCGGCAGCACGCTCAGCGGCATCGCGACTGCGTCCAGCGGAAATTTAGTGCAACGAGCCGCAGATGTTCACTTGAAAGAGCGTCGTCCGTTGGTGCTTGTCCCACGCGAAGCTCCCTTGTCACTGATTCAAATCGAGAACATGCGAACCGTAACCTTGGCTGGCGCGACGATCCTTCCCGCCTCACCCGGCTTCTACCACGGCTACAAATCCGTCGAAGACCTCGTCGACTTCATCGTCGTCCGCATCCTCGACAACATTGGCATCGATTCCGATCTGATGAAGCGCTGGGGAAGTTGA